Proteins encoded in a region of the Cygnus olor isolate bCygOlo1 chromosome 4, bCygOlo1.pri.v2, whole genome shotgun sequence genome:
- the NWD2 gene encoding NACHT and WD repeat domain-containing protein 2, producing MWAAGAGGRLPCPRDAALRRAAFAGNLAALPAHLVPSGRSVRVFISANPEDTIAERNALREHVYPKLREFCRENYGLEFQVIDLYWGVEADEWDSPELQKTRMKLLEDCLKSSAGPCFVGLLGEKYGNIRIPGEVESAEFEMILDAALEAKLETRILEEWYCRDENAVPPAYYLRPKSEMLKSYQNTMESSSNSMNENKWQDISEEIKKIFKTAVKLLYEKGKMKHSQAKRYLSSAIEDELDFALGKQTPAFLKKCVCYIRKIANIERFVKIPEMGKYMDVVHTAGKFLRDPEAHEKLIKLRDEFIPTIVASSNLRVYTSVTHCDMKLGYSQEVENHYIEGLGKQFYEDMIDIIQATVQQNFDTETDLLYDEVLQHSSLCKTYSTFYEYRCEALHIVHKYVLPSKIGHINPLIIYGGPCTGKTLLLAEVAKKAYSWLQEEMGPDSDPVVVIRFLGSTETSTDLKNILQSVCEQLAVNYRCLVQSYPKKIHDLRDLFINLLNESSFHRPLVIIFDALEQLTDSDDARKLWWLPIHLPRSVRIILSTLPNKHGILQKLRCLIHEEDNYIELTARDRKMCSQVLKHQLLRVKRKVTSGQQIYVNEAFSKCTLPMFVNLTFREVRNWRSHKDVDESSLCVTVHESIEQLFWSLENKCGSRLLSRALGYITMSKSGLSEMELEDILALDNSVMYELSESVRESNPLRIPYIYIARLKEGLQGYLIERQVKNVTLLLWANRHLQLIAQKLYLNNEEDLQEMHTVMAEYFLGVWSGGRRKPFYSNDQYLNGCPDHDSRGLNEDEKHCMDQIAFDRQAPDQPWVFQCNPLEPDIFFINHRKMTELIHHLTRCGRTDDLLYGVIMNFSWLYTMIRIGQFDKALSDIELAYTCSQEKELKFLASTLRSIKFKVVKYPGSLSAELQQRLLPVVSSLPKLRHLLLECDKDGPKYCSIVPLHSSMDVTYSPERLPLSSSCMHVTEILPTFNPSTIIAALENGSISTWDVETRQLLRQITTAPSVILGMKLTSDEKYLVVATTKNTLLIYDNINSCLLSEMEIKGSKHCGIVGGSSFINGFTLSVNHALAWLEASKDVTVIDLLYGWPLYHFHCWYEVTCVQCSPDGVYAFCGQYLNTTTIFHLGSGEKLATVTSEFSGGFVKFLLILDTAQEMVMVDNEGSLSVWNTEEIANPQLTDDFDCRREDSEVVSIELSEDQSAILICKALSIELLDTRVWKVAEKFRAKHNERFISAVLSKNGNCIIASMENTSAIFVWRRDTGQCMASLQEISGTIVRLIKSNHHNMLLSLSTSGVLSIWDIDIITAMSNIDKSGKPIQRLVLPARGELIYTLDGSDSVHKWNFSTGFIEAVFKHEGIVENCVLTSSGEIMVTSDDKCSQYVWHTVSGENIFRINGQKISELMITHNDQFVVSLCEQNASRVWRLATGHRVCNILVALQNAFITTANTFVVGMAKNKVLAVSLWTGSITKKFCCDDGASIVDIKLIPDCPDIIVFITSTETVNIWSLTEEVICRRVQLPNNFLKNLEDFEMSPNGKLGIITRGDENINVLDLHSGKLRVVHAPGIIWRQRLSRDGRYLVYICFRGEEDDDNGAISSLIVMRLADGKNIGACSLYKTPTFLALSQRHLNIIIGFDDGSIGTYTVVDRVDAALKIKIATSNSRQIFNNTTQVIRPKCHNYSFKVTADCIWRESTEVFARDSPITVTEPEVSEATPTKKHNYCYEKVCSAIDCRGHSFAADN from the exons GGCTTACTGGGAGAGAAGTATGGCAACATCCGAATACCAGGGGAAGTTGAGTCAGCCGAATTTGAAATGATCCTGGATGCTGCCTTAGAGGCTAAGCTAGAGACAAGGATTTTAGAGGAGTGGTACTGCAGGGATGAGAACGCAGTGCCACCAGCGTATTACCTCAGGCCAAAATCTGAAATGCTGAAGAGCTACCAGAATACG atggaaTCTTCTTCAAACTCTATGAATGAGAACAAATGGCAAGATATATCAGAAGAGATTAAGAAGATTTTTAAGACCGCTGTGAAATTGCTgtatgagaaaggaaaaatgaaacacagccAAGCAAAGAGATATCTTTCCTCTG CTATTGAAGATGAACTTGATTTTGCCTTGGGTAAACAAACACCAGCCTTCCTAAAGAAGTGTGTTTGCTACATTCGGAAAATTGCCAACATCGAGCGTTTTGTTAAAATTCCAGAGATGGGAAAATACATGGATGTGGTACATACAGCTGGGAAGTTTCTACGAGATCCTGAAGCCCATGAGAAGCTGATCAAGCTCAGGGATGAATTCATTCCCACCATTGTCGCATCCTCCAATCTGAGAGTGTACACGTCCGTCACTCACTGTGACATGAAACTGGGCTACTCCCAAGAAGTGGAGAATCATTACATTGAAGGACTCGGTAAACAATTCTATGAAGACATGATCGATATTATCCAGGCAACAGTGCAGCAGAATTTTGACACAGAGACAGACTTGTTGTATGATGAAGTTCTTCAGCATTCATCACTATGTAAAACATATTCCACTTTTTATGAATACAGATGTGAGGCATTGCATATAGTTCACAAATACGTTCTACCTAGCAAAATAGGACACATTAACCCTCTTATCATATACGGAGGACCATGCACAGGGAAAACTCTTCTATTAGCCGAAGTGGCAAAGAAG GCCTATTcctggctgcaggaagagaTGGGACCTGATTCTGACCCTGTGGTAGTTATAAGATTTTTGGGATCCACCGAAACAAGTACCGATCTGAAGAACATACTTCAAAGCGTTTGTGAGCAATTAGCAGTCAACTACCGTTGCCTCGTACAAAGTTACCCAAAAAAGATTCACGACCTGCGGGACTTGTTCATAAATCTTTTGAATGAGTCTTCATTCCACAGGCCACTGGTGATAATTTTCGATGCCCTAGAACAGCTAACGGATAGCGATGATGCTAGGAAGCTTTGGTGGCTTCCCATTCACCTCCCCCGCTCAGTACGGATAATTTTGTCAACACTGCCAAACAAGCATGGGATCCTGCAAAAACTGAGGTGCCTTATTCATGAAGAAGACAACTACATTGAACTGACTGCAAGGGACAGAAAGATGTGTAGCCAAGTGCTGAAACATCAGCTGCTGCGAGTTAAACGAAAAGTAACATCAGGGCAACAGATCTACGTCAATGAAGCATTCTCCAAGTGCACACTGCCTATGTTTGTGAACTTAACCTTCAGGGAGGTCAGGAACTGGAGATCTCACAAAGATGTGGACGAGTCCTCCCTCTGTGTCACTGTACATGAAAGCATAGAACAGTTGTTTTGGTCGCTGGAAAACAAGTGTGGATCACGACTACTGTCAAGAGCACTTGGCTACATCACTATGTCCAAATCTGGCCTGAGTGAAATGGAACTGGAAGATATTTTAGCCCTTGACAACAGCGTTATGTATGAACTCAGTGAGAGTGTCCGAGAAAGTAACCCATTGAGAATTCCCTACATATACATTGCAAGGCTTAAGGAGGGTTTACAGGGATACTTAATAGAGCGACAAGTGAAAAATGTAACACTGCTGCTTTGGGCAAATAGGCACCTGCAACTAATTGCCCAGAAACTGTACCTGAACAATGAAGAAGATTTGCAGGAAATGCACACAGTCATGGCAGAGTATTTCCTTGGTGTTTGGTCAGGTGGGCGAAGAAAACCTTTTTACAGCAATGACCAGTATCTGAATGGCTGTCCTGACCATGACAGCAGAGGCCTGAATGAAGACGAAAAGCACTGCATGGATCAGATTGCTTTTGACAGGCAGGCACCTGATCAGCCGTGGGTTTTTCAGTGTAATCCCTTAGAGCCCGATATCTTTTTTATCAATCACAGAAAAATGACGGAGCTTATTCATCACTTGACGAGATGTGGAAGAACAGATGATCTTCTGTATGGAGTCATTATGAACTTCAGCTGGCTGTACACCATGATTAGGATAGGGCAGTTTGATAAAGCGCTTTCCGACATAGAACTGGCTTACACCTGCTCGCAAGAAAAGGAGCTGAAGTTTCTGGCCAGTACCCTCCGCAGTATAAAGTTCAAAGTAGTAAAATACCCAGGGTCACTCTCCGCTGAGTTGCAGCAGAGGCTTCTGCCAGTAGTAAGCTCATTGCCTAAACTCAGACACCTCCTCTTAGAATGCGACAAGGACGGGCCCAAGTACTGCTCTATCGTCCCTTTGCATTCATCCATGGACGTGACTTACAGCCCCGAGCGCCTGCCGCTGTCATCCAGCTGCATGCACGTCACGGAAATCCTGCCCACTTTTAATCCCAGCACAATCATCGCTGCTTTGGAAAACGGCTCCATCAGCACCTGGGACGTAGAGACCCGCCAGCTCCTGAGGCAGATTACAACCGCTCCATCTGTTATCTTAGGGATGAAACTTACTAGTGACGAAAAGTATCTTGTAGTGGctacaacaaaaaacacccttttGATATACGATAACATAAATTCCTGTCTTTTgtctgaaatggaaattaagGGGTCAAAACATTGTGGAATAGTGGGGGGCTCCAGTTTTATAAATGGGTTTACGTTATCGGTCAACCATGCACTCGCGTGGCTGGAGGCCAGCAAAGATGTCACCGTCATAGACCTGCTTTACGGCTGGCCTCTCTATCACTTCCACTGCTGGTACGAAGTGACCTGCGTGCAGTGCTCTCCGGACGGAGTTTATGCTTTCTGTGGGCAGTATTTGAACACCACAACCATTTTTCACTTAGGCAGCGGAGAGAAGCTGGCCACCGTGACCTCCGAATTTTCTGGTGGATTTGTGAAATTCCTTCTTATTCTGGACACAGCCCAAGAAATGGTGATGGTGGACAACGAGGGTAGCCTCTCTGTTTGGAATACAGAGGAGATCGCGAATCCCCAGCTTACGGATGACTTTGACTGCAGGAGAGAAGACAGCGAGGTTGTCAGCATAGAGCTTTCTGAAGACCAAAGtgcaattttaatttgtaaGGCTCTCAGCATTGAGCTTCTTGACACTCGTGTGTGGAAGGTGGCCGAAAAGTTTAGAGCTAAACACAATGAGCGCTTTATATCTGCCGTGTTGTCCAAAAATGGCAACTGTATAATTGCTTCAATGGAAAATACCTCAGCCATTTTTGTTTGGAGAAGAGATACAGGACAGTGCATGGCAAGCTTACAGGAAATCTCAGGAACTATAGTCAGGCTAATTAAATCAAATCATCATAACATGCTGCTATCCTTATCCACCAGTGGTGTCCTTTCTATCTGGGATATAGACATCATAACTGCTATGTCCAACATTGACAAATCCGGCAAACCTATCCAAAGACTGGTGCTGCCGGCCAGAGGGGAATTAATATACACATTGGACGGATCAGATTCTGTCCACAAGTGGAACTTCAGCACTGGATTTATTGAAGCTGTGTTCAAGCACGAAGGAATTGTTGAAAACTGTGTGCTGACCTCTTCTGGAGAGATAATGGTTACATCGGATGATAAATGCAGCCAGTATGTATGGCACACTGTTAGCGGCGAAAACATCTTTCGCATCAATGGGCAAAAAATCTCAGAGCTAATGATCACTCATAATGACCAATTTGTAGTCTCCCTCTGTGAGCAAAATGCATCCAGAGTTTGGCGACTGGCCACAGGACATCGGGTTTGCAATATTTTAGTTGCCTTACAGAACGCATTTATAACAACTGCAAATACTTTTGTAGTCGGAATGGCGAAGAATAAAGTGTTGGCAGTGAGCCTCTGGACAGGCAGTATAACCAAGAAGTTTTGCTGCGATGATGGTGCAAGCATTGTGGACATCAAACTGATACCGGATTGCCCAGATATTATAGTATTTATAACATCTACTGAAACAGTGAACATCTGGAGCCTAACAGAGGAAGTCATCTGCAGGCGTGTACAACTGCCTaacaatttcttaaaaaatttGGAAGACTTTGAAATGTCCCCAAACGGCAAGCTAGGAATTATAACCCGTGGTGATGAGAACATCAATGTGCTTGATCTACACAGCGGAAAACTTCGTGTGGTTCATGCTCCCGGTATCATCTGGAGGCAAAGGCTGTCTCGTGATGGCCGCTATCTCGTGTATATCTGTTTTCGCGGTGAGGAAGATGATGACAACGGTGCGATCTCCAGTTTAATTGTAATGAGGCTAGCAGATGGCAAAAACATCGGTGCCTGCTCTCTTTATAAAACTCCCACTTTCCTTGCACTCTCACAGagacatttaaatattattattggATTTGATGACGGAAGTATAGGCACTTACACGGTAGTGGATCGAGTTGACGCTGcgctgaaaattaaaattgctaCTTCAAACAGCCGTCAGATTTTCAACAACACGACACAAGTGATTAGGCCAAAATGTCACAATTATAGCTTCAAAGTGACTGCAGACTGCATTTGGAGGGAATCAACTGAAGTATTTGCAAGGGATAGCCCCATTACAGTTACAGAGCCGGAGGTGAGTGAAGCAAcaccaaccaaaaaacacaactattGCTACGAAAAAGTGTGCTCAGCCATAGACTGCAGAGGACACAGTTTTGCTGCTGACAACTGA